One Campylobacter sp. RM16192 genomic region harbors:
- a CDS encoding desulfoferrodoxin family protein: MKRRDALKALVVAGVAVSSACAYDEKLITNKKDMMPKDPMNLTEFEAKHLPEIMVKDVDAKGWTLVEVTVGQKNIIHPSEAKHWIYEVDLFADDKLVSKVSLEPETSRGYLAARVNLKGVKTLRSTARCNLHGNFTHTITL, translated from the coding sequence ATGAAGAGAAGAGATGCCCTAAAGGCTTTAGTAGTTGCTGGTGTAGCAGTTTCATCAGCCTGTGCTTACGACGAGAAGCTTATCACAAACAAAAAGGATATGATGCCAAAAGATCCTATGAATTTAACAGAATTTGAGGCTAAACACTTGCCTGAAATCATGGTAAAAGACGTAGATGCTAAAGGCTGGACCTTAGTAGAGGTCACAGTAGGACAAAAAAACATAATCCACCCAAGCGAAGCTAAACACTGGATATATGAAGTAGATCTATTTGCCGATGATAAACTAGTATCAAAAGTAAGCTTAGAGCCTGAAACTTCACGCGGATATCTAGCCGCAAGAGTAAATCTAAAAGGCGTAAAAACTCTAAGATCAACTGCGCGCTGTAATCTACACGGCAACTTCACACACACTATAACTTTATAG
- a CDS encoding NfeD family protein, translated as MFLIVAELLIGSFFIMFFGLGFLIVGIFGFFIEMLWYHQILLVAIISIILLFTLKKPIEEKFYNSKNEVKDDFLNESGIGEVKEGKVYFKGTLWNYDGELKEGDKVQVIGTKVNKVILKN; from the coding sequence GTGTTTTTGATAGTGGCCGAATTACTTATAGGATCATTTTTTATAATGTTTTTTGGCTTAGGATTTTTGATAGTTGGAATTTTTGGATTTTTTATTGAGATGCTTTGGTATCATCAAATTTTACTTGTAGCTATTATTTCTATTATTCTACTTTTTACTCTTAAAAAACCTATAGAAGAGAAATTTTATAATTCTAAAAATGAAGTTAAAGATGATTTTTTAAACGAAAGCGGAATAGGAGAAGTAAAAGAGGGTAAGGTTTACTTCAAAGGAACACTTTGGAATTACGACGGTGAGCTAAAAGAAGGAGATAAAGTTCAGGTAATTGGTACTAAAGTAAATAAGGTTATATTGAAAAATTGA
- a CDS encoding MFS transporter, translating to MQKFISLLKREHVFARLSLIQLICYFGVWFSHTGVFTLLIELDAPVWAITLAAAMAFLPGVVLAPFSGVIVDKFNPKPMLVALIIVEAVTVFILIFINSLDLLWLLFIIIFVRSAAGGTYFQVEMSMFPKILSKSDLKLANEIHALIFSISYTSGMGLAGIYIHFFGIKSAFLLDCALYILTLFMLLKIDIKNIAKNTGKSALNMLKEGLSYMKQNPLVMHLIILHSIVGVTSYDALVALLADYQYKELLSASLVIGFINACRSIALLIGPIVLSKFINTKTLVYIYIGHGIGVCVWGILQFNFYLGFLGTMAAGFFTSSLWSYTFTLLQQKCDDKYYGRIIAYNDMIYLGIGALTSAGIGLLFRLGLSLWGITIIMGCMFFLGAIYWSVVYKKYQDTLD from the coding sequence TTGCAGAAATTTATATCGCTCTTAAAGAGAGAGCATGTTTTCGCGCGTCTATCTCTTATACAGCTAATATGCTACTTTGGTGTTTGGTTCTCACACACCGGAGTTTTTACACTTCTTATAGAGCTTGACGCACCTGTTTGGGCGATCACTTTAGCAGCCGCTATGGCTTTTTTGCCAGGAGTCGTGCTAGCTCCGTTTAGCGGCGTTATCGTTGATAAATTTAACCCAAAACCTATGCTCGTAGCGCTTATCATCGTTGAAGCTGTGACTGTTTTTATCCTCATATTTATAAACTCACTTGATTTGCTTTGGTTGCTTTTTATCATCATTTTTGTGCGCTCGGCAGCCGGCGGGACGTACTTTCAGGTTGAGATGAGTATGTTTCCTAAAATTTTAAGCAAAAGCGATCTAAAGCTGGCTAACGAAATTCACGCCTTGATATTTTCTATCTCTTACACCTCAGGCATGGGTCTTGCGGGAATTTATATACATTTTTTTGGCATTAAGAGTGCCTTTTTACTTGACTGCGCGTTATATATACTTACTTTATTTATGCTTTTAAAGATAGATATCAAAAATATAGCAAAAAATACTGGCAAAAGTGCTTTAAACATGCTTAAAGAGGGGCTTAGCTACATGAAGCAAAATCCTCTTGTCATGCATCTTATTATCTTGCACAGCATTGTAGGAGTTACCTCTTACGACGCACTCGTGGCACTTCTAGCCGATTATCAGTATAAAGAGCTGCTTTCAGCCTCGCTTGTGATAGGATTTATCAACGCATGCAGATCCATAGCACTTCTAATCGGTCCTATAGTTCTTAGCAAATTTATAAATACAAAAACCCTGGTTTATATCTACATCGGACACGGCATAGGGGTTTGCGTATGGGGAATTTTACAGTTTAACTTCTATCTGGGCTTTTTAGGAACGATGGCTGCAGGGTTTTTTACTTCAAGCCTTTGGAGCTACACTTTCACCCTGCTTCAGCAAAAGTGCGACGATAAATACTACGGACGCATCATAGCCTATAACGACATGATATACCTTGGCATAGGCGCACTTACATCAGCAGGCATCGGGCTACTATTTAGACTTGGGCTTAGCCTTTGGGGCATTACCATCATCATGGGATGTATGTTTTTCCTGGGCGCCATTTACTGGAGTGTGGTTTATAAAAAATATCAAGATACCCTTGACTAA
- a CDS encoding CheB methylesterase domain-containing protein has protein sequence MKRKLVLVGASTGGPGHLKKLFKNLKIHNTSIVIAQHMSLMFIPSFADQFAKECCADVARLEGKTDLKDAIYICEKNSEITTCRPLSAKVCDPMKETTYNPNVDILFHSAVEACKFCDVMAILLTGIGDDGARGLNELYKAGANCIAESKESAIVYGMPKRAKEINPNLKSMPILQIRAELERFINVF, from the coding sequence TTGAAAAGAAAATTAGTATTAGTAGGAGCTTCTACCGGAGGGCCTGGGCACTTAAAGAAGTTGTTTAAAAATTTAAAAATACACAATACGAGCATTGTTATAGCCCAGCATATGAGCTTGATGTTTATACCAAGTTTTGCAGATCAATTTGCCAAAGAGTGTTGCGCGGATGTTGCAAGGCTGGAAGGCAAAACAGATCTTAAAGATGCTATATATATATGCGAAAAGAACTCCGAAATAACTACATGCAGACCACTTAGCGCAAAAGTATGCGATCCAATGAAAGAGACCACATACAATCCAAATGTGGATATTTTATTTCATTCTGCCGTTGAGGCGTGCAAATTTTGTGATGTGATGGCGATACTGCTTACTGGCATCGGAGATGATGGGGCAAGAGGCTTAAATGAGCTTTATAAAGCAGGTGCAAACTGCATAGCAGAAAGTAAAGAGAGCGCGATAGTCTATGGTATGCCAAAGCGTGCAAAAGAGATAAATCCAAATCTTAAATCTATGCCTATTCTTCAAATAAGAGCTGAGCTTGAAAGGTTTATAAATGTTTTTTGA
- a CDS encoding CheR family methyltransferase, protein MFFDKFKKDNTISSTKEPELPPLPSDSLGLDKLIENIKSICGVDLESKKDIVRQRLANFCQANNIATFENLSLKISVNRTLRQEILNLITINETYFFRELAQLQAAIYHAKNLGRLRILCAPCSSGEEVYSLGILAHSNLLNTSQISITGIDINSEAIDKCFEGLYSERSLHRLNDTQKKLYFDKVDDKFKIKKDLLPRCEFGVVNIFDDSIFRLGKFDIIFSRNMIIYFNEEYKLKTVERFHKILNDGGRLYMGHADLVPYTNIYKKLTSPNVTYYAKV, encoded by the coding sequence ATGTTTTTTGACAAATTTAAAAAAGATAATACTATATCAAGCACAAAAGAGCCAGAGTTGCCTCCCCTGCCTAGCGATAGCTTAGGGCTTGATAAGTTAATAGAAAATATTAAGAGTATTTGTGGTGTGGATCTTGAATCAAAAAAAGATATTGTAAGGCAACGTTTAGCAAATTTTTGCCAAGCTAACAATATTGCTACATTTGAAAATTTAAGCCTAAAGATTAGTGTCAATAGAACCCTCAGACAAGAGATATTAAACCTTATCACAATAAATGAGACATATTTTTTTAGAGAGCTTGCGCAACTTCAAGCAGCGATATATCATGCTAAAAATTTAGGTAGATTGCGTATACTTTGCGCTCCTTGTTCTAGTGGGGAAGAGGTATATTCTCTTGGGATTTTAGCTCATTCAAATTTGCTTAATACATCTCAAATTTCAATTACAGGTATAGATATAAACTCTGAGGCTATAGATAAGTGTTTTGAAGGGTTGTATTCTGAGCGCTCATTGCATCGTTTAAACGATACTCAAAAGAAGCTTTATTTTGACAAAGTGGATGATAAATTTAAGATAAAAAAAGATCTTTTGCCAAGATGTGAATTTGGTGTGGTAAATATCTTTGATGATTCTATTTTTAGGCTTGGCAAATTTGATATTATCTTTTCTAGAAATATGATTATATATTTTAACGAAGAGTATAAGCTAAAGACTGTCGAGAGATTTCATAAAATTTTAAATGACGGTGGAAGGCTTTATATGGGACACGCAGATTTGGTGCCTTATACTAATATTTATAAGAAGCTAACGTCGCCAAATGTAACCTATTACGCAAAGGTTTAG
- a CDS encoding dehypoxanthine futalosine cyclase: MARLSVDEAINLIENAELNELGAMALAKKRELHHDKITTFIVDRNINYTNVCWVDCKFCAFYRHAKEEDAYVLSFEEIGQKIEELIAIGGTQILFQGGVHPKLKIDWYENLVEWISKTYPQITIHGFSAIEIDYIARVSKISTREVLARLKHKGLYSIPGAGAEVLSDRVRDIIAPKKCDTATWLRIHKEAHELGVKSTATMMFGTVETTREIVEHWKHIRDLQDFTGGFRAFILWSFQGLNTKLIAEQPQIEKQSSNRYLRLLAVSRLFLDNFKNIQSSWVTQGSYIGQLALLFGANDLGSTMMEENVVKAAGAAYRMNQDEMINLIRDVGEKPAKRNTNYDILEKFYE; this comes from the coding sequence TTGGCAAGACTTAGTGTAGATGAGGCTATAAATTTGATAGAAAATGCTGAGCTTAACGAGCTTGGAGCTATGGCGCTAGCCAAAAAAAGAGAACTTCATCATGACAAAATCACAACATTTATCGTCGATAGAAACATAAACTATACAAACGTATGCTGGGTTGATTGCAAATTTTGCGCATTTTATCGCCATGCAAAAGAAGAAGATGCCTATGTGCTGAGCTTTGAAGAGATAGGGCAAAAGATCGAAGAGCTGATCGCTATCGGCGGCACGCAAATTCTTTTTCAAGGCGGCGTGCACCCTAAGCTCAAGATTGATTGGTACGAAAATTTAGTCGAGTGGATCAGCAAGACCTATCCACAGATAACCATCCACGGTTTTTCAGCAATTGAGATTGATTACATCGCAAGAGTTTCTAAAATTTCAACTCGCGAAGTTCTAGCCCGCTTAAAGCACAAAGGACTTTACTCGATCCCAGGAGCGGGTGCCGAGGTGCTAAGCGACAGAGTTAGAGACATCATAGCGCCTAAAAAATGCGACACCGCAACTTGGCTAAGAATCCACAAAGAGGCTCACGAGCTTGGCGTAAAATCAACGGCAACGATGATGTTTGGCACGGTTGAGACGACTCGCGAGATAGTTGAGCACTGGAAGCACATTAGGGATTTACAAGACTTTACCGGCGGCTTTAGAGCTTTTATATTGTGGAGCTTTCAAGGGCTAAATACCAAGCTAATCGCCGAGCAACCTCAAATCGAAAAACAATCCTCAAATCGATATTTAAGACTACTTGCGGTTTCAAGGCTATTTTTGGATAATTTTAAAAATATTCAAAGCAGCTGGGTTACGCAAGGAAGCTACATCGGACAGCTTGCACTGCTCTTTGGCGCAAACGATCTAGGCTCAACCATGATGGAAGAAAACGTCGTAAAGGCCGCAGGCGCAGCATACAGAATGAATCAAGACGAGATGATAAATTTAATCCGCGATGTAGGCGAAAAGCCTGCAAAACGCAATACAAACTACGACATATTGGAGAAATTCTACGAATGA
- a CDS encoding copper resistance protein NlpE N-terminal domain-containing protein — protein sequence MKKIVFFIVSVWVFTGCSSNDLKTSECSKNSSSTCIAVSNISGVYRAIIACQDCKSAISTLELNKDGTFKIETIVQKQSAQRTIENGSYSVKNDEVTLINQYKEKSRYRFDGRNLKKLENKDSFIKDYFTKNLIYKSLN from the coding sequence ATGAAAAAGATAGTATTTTTTATAGTTAGTGTGTGGGTATTCACAGGTTGTTCTTCTAACGATTTAAAAACTTCAGAGTGTAGCAAAAATTCTTCATCTACCTGTATTGCCGTTTCTAATATATCAGGCGTTTACAGAGCAATCATAGCATGTCAGGATTGCAAAAGCGCCATAAGCACACTAGAACTTAACAAAGATGGGACATTTAAGATAGAGACCATAGTTCAAAAACAAAGCGCTCAAAGAACGATAGAAAATGGCTCATATAGCGTAAAAAACGACGAAGTTACACTAATAAATCAATACAAAGAAAAAAGCAGATATAGATTTGACGGCAGAAATCTAAAAAAGCTTGAAAACAAAGATAGCTTCATAAAAGACTATTTCACTAAAAACTTGATTTATAAATCCTTAAACTAA
- a CDS encoding AtpZ/AtpI family protein encodes MAKLNFGEIVKGAEQLSLGISMVVAVAIGTGLGFWVMKQTGWTWTLFVGIAFGIAAAILNVKKAYNRVKKSMDELKDETKFKPAPYDEDDEEEDK; translated from the coding sequence ATGGCTAAACTAAATTTTGGCGAGATCGTAAAAGGTGCAGAGCAGCTAAGCCTTGGCATATCTATGGTAGTTGCAGTTGCCATAGGAACAGGACTTGGATTTTGGGTCATGAAGCAGACAGGCTGGACTTGGACATTGTTTGTTGGTATAGCTTTTGGTATCGCAGCAGCCATTTTAAATGTCAAAAAGGCTTATAACAGAGTTAAAAAGAGTATGGACGAGCTTAAAGACGAGACAAAATTTAAGCCTGCGCCATATGATGAGGATGATGAAGAGGAAGACAAATAG
- a CDS encoding MFS transporter, which yields MIPLFFGIALLFVGNGLVVSSAGIELKKMGAGELETGLVISVFFVGAMLSTIISHKIVSKVGHIRSFAIFSSIFGVCAMFHDLSQNLYLWALLRGGLGFCYYSILMIAESWLNTRAKDQIRSRVLAFYEVVFYSCFGLGILILGFNLTSSQIFLISAAFILLSSIPLNLNRIKEPPIPEKRSVSIPSIFSLVPLALITSIVAGVLVNGFFSMASIYILLQGYDAKEVSFFMTIAMVGGFIGHCVIGSLSDRFGRRPVIIGCSVISLVAAIIFILFDAGIKLQYILSFFLGSGVFCLYALALARANDMLEYKSKSIEIGRAILFSYSLGSLFSPIIMGATMYFFGPQGFIWVYVVLLISLIIFALTQKTIPIESRKSFEHSPGTIANVTVSTKHKR from the coding sequence ATGATCCCGCTATTTTTCGGGATAGCGCTTCTTTTTGTAGGAAATGGACTTGTAGTAAGCTCGGCTGGAATTGAGCTTAAAAAAATGGGGGCTGGCGAGCTTGAAACAGGACTTGTAATATCTGTGTTTTTTGTAGGCGCCATGCTTAGCACTATAATATCGCACAAGATAGTATCAAAAGTAGGGCATATTAGAAGTTTTGCCATATTTTCATCGATATTTGGCGTCTGTGCTATGTTTCATGATTTAAGCCAGAATTTATATTTATGGGCGCTTCTTAGAGGCGGTCTTGGATTTTGTTATTACTCTATTTTGATGATAGCTGAAAGTTGGCTGAATACTAGAGCTAAGGATCAGATAAGATCGCGTGTTTTAGCCTTTTACGAAGTTGTTTTTTACTCTTGTTTTGGACTTGGAATTTTAATCTTAGGATTTAATCTAACCAGCTCTCAAATATTTTTAATCAGCGCAGCTTTTATTCTTTTATCAAGCATTCCGCTTAATTTAAACCGCATCAAAGAGCCGCCAATACCAGAAAAAAGAAGCGTTAGCATACCAAGTATATTTAGCTTAGTGCCACTAGCTCTTATTACAAGCATAGTTGCCGGAGTTTTGGTAAACGGCTTTTTTTCTATGGCCAGCATATATATACTTCTTCAAGGATATGATGCTAAAGAGGTTTCGTTTTTTATGACTATCGCGATGGTGGGTGGATTTATAGGCCATTGTGTCATAGGTTCGCTTTCTGATCGTTTTGGTAGAAGACCTGTGATAATCGGCTGCTCTGTTATATCTTTAGTTGCGGCGATTATATTTATATTGTTTGATGCTGGCATAAAATTACAATACATATTATCGTTTTTCTTAGGGTCCGGAGTTTTTTGCCTATACGCTTTGGCTCTTGCAAGGGCAAACGATATGCTCGAATATAAATCAAAATCCATAGAGATAGGACGGGCTATACTATTTAGCTACTCTCTAGGCTCATTATTTTCTCCTATAATAATGGGTGCTACTATGTATTTTTTTGGTCCTCAAGGTTTTATTTGGGTCTATGTGGTGCTTTTAATATCTTTGATCATTTTTGCACTTACTCAAAAAACTATTCCAATTGAGAGTAGAAAGAGCTTTGAACATAGCCCTGGAACTATAGCCAATGTAACTGTAAGCACGAAACACAAGCGATAA
- the hemL gene encoding glutamate-1-semialdehyde 2,1-aminomutase — protein sequence MRNSEAFVEAKKYIPGGVNSPVRAFGSVGSEPFIVSKGEGAYLIDIEGNRYLDFIQSWGPLIFGHCDKDIENAVIETAKKGLSFGAPTELETKLAKLICDEFENVEKIRFVSSGTEATMSAIRVARGYSKKDGLIKFEGCYHGHSDALLVKAGSGATTYGNASSSGVPEDVVKNTYLAKYNDLASVEAIFKSGAQIGAVIIEPIAGNMGLVPACNEFLKGLRALCDEYKAVLIFDEVMSGFRASKKGSFEFNHILADMVTFGKVIGGGMSAAAFGGRAKIMDCLSPDGSVYQAGTLSGNPVAMAAGIASVSKIYNDSTIYKKLENLANMLMTGFKKAADDNGFKMQICVRGSMFGFFFNESEVKNYDDALKSDTALYAKFHKKMLEKGVYLAPSQFETGFICTVMSEENIKFAVKAAEESLCEIKNNG from the coding sequence ATGAGAAATAGTGAAGCTTTTGTTGAGGCTAAAAAATATATTCCTGGAGGCGTAAATTCGCCTGTTCGTGCATTTGGAAGCGTTGGTTCCGAACCATTTATAGTATCAAAAGGTGAAGGTGCTTATCTAATCGATATTGAGGGCAATAGATATCTTGACTTCATTCAAAGCTGGGGTCCGCTCATCTTTGGTCATTGCGATAAAGATATAGAAAATGCCGTTATTGAGACTGCTAAAAAAGGTCTTAGTTTTGGAGCTCCGACCGAGCTTGAGACAAAGCTGGCTAAGTTAATCTGCGATGAGTTTGAAAACGTAGAAAAAATTCGCTTTGTAAGTTCTGGAACGGAAGCTACAATGAGTGCTATAAGAGTAGCTAGAGGATATTCTAAAAAAGATGGACTTATAAAATTTGAGGGCTGTTATCACGGTCACAGTGATGCGCTTTTAGTTAAGGCTGGAAGTGGCGCTACTACTTACGGTAACGCTTCAAGCTCTGGAGTGCCTGAAGATGTCGTAAAAAACACATATTTAGCCAAATATAATGACCTAGCAAGTGTTGAAGCTATATTTAAAAGCGGTGCACAAATAGGTGCTGTAATAATCGAGCCAATAGCCGGAAATATGGGACTCGTGCCTGCTTGCAATGAGTTTTTAAAAGGACTTAGAGCACTTTGTGATGAGTATAAGGCGGTGCTCATTTTTGATGAGGTAATGAGCGGTTTTAGAGCGAGCAAAAAAGGCTCTTTTGAATTTAATCATATTTTAGCCGATATGGTGACTTTCGGTAAGGTTATAGGCGGAGGAATGAGTGCGGCGGCGTTTGGTGGAAGGGCTAAGATAATGGACTGCTTAAGCCCTGACGGAAGCGTTTATCAAGCTGGCACGCTAAGTGGAAATCCGGTAGCTATGGCTGCTGGTATAGCCTCTGTTAGTAAGATATATAATGACTCTACCATATACAAAAAGCTTGAAAATTTAGCCAATATGCTTATGACAGGATTTAAAAAAGCTGCCGATGATAACGGGTTTAAAATGCAAATTTGCGTTCGCGGTTCTATGTTTGGATTCTTTTTTAATGAATCTGAGGTAAAAAACTATGACGATGCGCTAAAGAGCGATACCGCCCTTTATGCTAAATTTCATAAAAAGATGCTTGAAAAAGGAGTTTATTTAGCTCCTAGTCAGTTTGAAACAGGCTTTATATGCACTGTAATGAGCGAAGAAAATATAAAATTCGCTGTAAAAGCCGCAGAGGAATCTTTGTGCGAGATAAAAAACAATGGCTAA
- a CDS encoding FlhB-like flagellar biosynthesis protein — protein MAKVKTKKAVALGYNRSKDNAPKVLASGSGEVAKNIINLAKYHDIPIKEDADLVELLSKVDVNHEIPPNLYKAVAEVFGFLYRMTNKK, from the coding sequence TTGGCGAAAGTAAAGACTAAAAAAGCAGTAGCTTTAGGATATAATCGTTCAAAAGATAATGCACCCAAAGTTTTAGCCAGCGGATCTGGCGAAGTGGCCAAAAATATAATAAATTTAGCAAAATATCATGATATTCCTATAAAAGAGGATGCGGATTTAGTAGAATTATTAAGCAAGGTAGATGTCAATCATGAGATTCCTCCTAATCTCTATAAAGCAGTCGCCGAAGTTTTCGGTTTCCTTTATAGAATGACAAATAAAAAATAG
- a CDS encoding flagellar hook-length control protein FliK, translating into MEILRNLTSAKIGLDPNQLKGSETKEGKTLFKNQPQNLPTQIDSEVSSGDIGDINKLVNRLLDELKTSSSSVKMAEIANQAKDLQVSPNLVKDLKSLIKLADQNPDLKPFVDKLKSFLKPVAELKASALNEQIKNSGIMLEANLKDVIVNKNILPASINKLFEDIKNLSNSKLLNQILTLAKDDSLSTNESFERLSAILKNAKIQNKEILNNSSIKSLLENSAKLENIVKFLDKQANAMSEKGLVLSEKAVNNEISKINELMANLKAKMPEISTEKLSQNRTYSSNLKELSSLINEVEKAIENTANQPNTVNLFAEQILNKGLGVENLSLQDRLKAVANKLNQALNLADKIGFEAKTNMDEINRLSKQQNLAQKDIKNIQPITEESIKALQNDVKSVLLNIQTKSVSDPNSQINQLSSKLIAQIEMHQLVSSMAGGIETYLPYVWDDVDGAKIAFKRGKKQKHYAQIDLNFQKLGGINIVLGLSENRYIDISIATQKEEFKQLILSGAKELKKVINDQGLILSNFSLKTMPKLSLNTLYNDFDRLNMGFDRII; encoded by the coding sequence ATGGAAATTTTAAGAAATTTAACTTCGGCTAAGATAGGGCTAGACCCAAATCAATTAAAAGGCTCCGAGACCAAAGAGGGTAAAACTCTATTTAAAAATCAGCCTCAAAATTTACCTACTCAAATAGATTCAGAAGTTTCTTCTGGCGATATAGGCGATATCAATAAGCTTGTAAATAGGCTTTTAGACGAGCTTAAGACAAGTTCTAGCAGTGTAAAGATGGCTGAAATCGCAAATCAAGCTAAAGATTTGCAGGTTTCGCCAAATTTAGTAAAAGATCTGAAATCTTTAATAAAATTAGCAGATCAAAATCCTGACCTAAAGCCATTTGTTGATAAATTAAAGAGCTTTTTAAAACCTGTTGCAGAGCTTAAAGCGAGCGCATTAAATGAGCAGATCAAAAATTCCGGAATAATGCTTGAGGCCAATTTAAAAGACGTTATAGTAAATAAAAATATCCTTCCGGCTTCAATAAATAAACTTTTTGAAGATATTAAAAACCTATCTAATTCCAAGCTTTTAAATCAAATTTTAACTCTAGCCAAAGATGATAGCTTAAGCACTAACGAGAGCTTTGAAAGGCTAAGTGCAATTTTAAAAAACGCAAAGATTCAAAACAAAGAAATTTTAAATAACTCATCTATAAAGTCGCTCTTAGAAAACAGTGCCAAGCTTGAAAATATCGTTAAATTTCTAGATAAGCAGGCCAATGCAATGAGCGAAAAAGGACTTGTTTTGAGTGAAAAAGCAGTAAATAATGAGATTAGTAAAATAAATGAATTAATGGCAAATTTAAAGGCTAAAATGCCTGAAATTTCAACAGAAAAACTAAGTCAAAATAGAACTTATAGCTCAAATTTAAAAGAGCTTTCAAGTCTTATAAATGAAGTTGAAAAAGCTATAGAAAATACGGCTAACCAACCAAATACGGTAAATTTATTTGCCGAGCAAATTTTAAATAAAGGCCTTGGCGTAGAAAATTTAAGCTTGCAAGATAGATTAAAAGCTGTTGCAAATAAGCTAAATCAGGCGCTAAATTTAGCTGATAAAATAGGATTTGAAGCAAAGACAAATATGGATGAGATAAATAGACTTTCAAAGCAGCAAAATTTGGCTCAAAAAGATATTAAAAACATTCAGCCGATCACAGAAGAGAGCATAAAAGCACTTCAAAACGATGTTAAAAGCGTGCTTTTAAATATACAGACAAAGAGCGTTTCCGACCCAAATTCTCAAATAAATCAGCTTAGCTCAAAACTGATAGCTCAAATAGAGATGCATCAGCTCGTATCAAGTATGGCAGGGGGCATTGAGACCTATCTTCCTTATGTTTGGGATGATGTTGACGGAGCTAAAATCGCCTTTAAACGCGGTAAAAAGCAAAAGCACTATGCGCAGATAGATTTAAATTTCCAAAAACTAGGCGGTATAAATATAGTGCTGGGACTAAGTGAAAATAGATATATAGATATATCTATAGCGACCCAAAAAGAGGAGTTTAAGCAGCTGATCTTAAGCGGTGCAAAAGAGCTAAAAAAGGTCATAAATGATCAAGGTTTAATACTTTCTAATTTTAGTTTAAAAACAATGCCAAAGCTCTCGTTAAATACGCTTTATAATGATTTTGATAGACTTAATATGGGATTTGACAGGATAATATGA
- a CDS encoding SPFH domain-containing protein produces MYSEPFIVFVVIIAVLVFLFLKAGIKIVSQSDIMIIERLGKFHKVLDGGFHLIIPFIDRIRAEITVREQLVDILKQQVITKDNVNISVDGIVFLKVTDGRMALYNVDSYKKAIANLAMTTLRGEIGAMNLDDTLSSRDRLNAALQTALGDAASNWGVKIMRVEISEISVPAGIEAAMNMQMKAEREKRAIELKAQAEKEALIRNAEALKQEKVLQAEAIERMADAKKYEQIAIAQGQKDAMDMINESMEKNANAAEFLLARDRVSAFSELAKNSSKDKILVPYEATELIGAISVLKNFISAKKS; encoded by the coding sequence ATGTATAGCGAGCCATTTATTGTTTTTGTGGTAATTATAGCTGTTTTAGTTTTTTTGTTTTTAAAGGCTGGAATTAAAATAGTATCGCAATCAGATATTATGATAATTGAGCGTTTGGGTAAATTTCATAAAGTTTTAGACGGTGGATTTCATCTGATAATTCCTTTTATAGATAGAATTAGAGCCGAAATAACAGTTAGAGAACAGCTTGTGGATATTTTAAAACAGCAAGTTATTACAAAGGATAACGTAAATATCTCTGTTGATGGCATAGTGTTTCTAAAAGTAACCGATGGCAGAATGGCTCTTTATAACGTGGATAGTTACAAAAAGGCTATTGCAAATTTAGCTATGACGACTCTGCGTGGCGAAATAGGCGCAATGAATCTTGATGATACTTTAAGCTCTAGAGATAGATTAAATGCTGCGCTTCAAACAGCACTTGGTGATGCGGCTAGTAACTGGGGAGTAAAGATCATGCGTGTTGAAATCTCTGAAATTTCAGTTCCTGCCGGAATTGAAGCTGCTATGAATATGCAGATGAAAGCCGAGCGCGAAAAGCGCGCCATAGAGCTTAAGGCTCAAGCTGAAAAAGAGGCTTTAATAAGGAATGCAGAAGCCTTAAAGCAAGAAAAAGTATTACAGGCTGAAGCGATAGAGAGGATGGCGGATGCGAAAAAATACGAGCAAATAGCTATCGCGCAAGGTCAAAAAGACGCTATGGATATGATAAATGAGAGCATGGAAAAAAATGCCAATGCTGCAGAGTTTTTGCTAGCCAGAGACCGAGTAAGTGCTTTTAGTGAGCTTGCAAAAAATAGTAGCAAAGATAAAATTTTAGTGCCTTATGAGGCAACAGAGCTAATCGGAGCTATTAGTGTTTTAAAGAATTTTATAAGCGCTAAGAAAAGTTGA